A part of Pseudochaenichthys georgianus chromosome 23, fPseGeo1.2, whole genome shotgun sequence genomic DNA contains:
- the tbc1d30 gene encoding TBC1 domain family member 30 isoform X4 has translation MRQDRLPAAGRRPRAARRRQQQGSGGVGNIISNVLRKRNGISRSAPRLLCTLEPGVDTRLKFTIEPLLGTNGFQQWYDALKSVARLPTGIPKEWRKRVWLTLAEQYLHTISIDWDKTLRFAFNERSNPDDDSLGIQIVKDLHRTGCSSYCGQEGEQDRVVLKRVLLAYARWNKSVGYCQGFNVLAALILEVTEGHESDALKVMIYLIDKVLPESYFANNLRALSVDMAVFRDLLRLKLPRLSQHLHQLQKAANKEAGGSYEPPLTNVFTMQWFLTMFATCLPAPTVLKIWDSVFFEGSEVLFRVALAIWERLGERIEYCHSADEFYSTMGCLTQEMLDRNLIDPPELMQEVYAMAVFPFPQLAELREKYTYNITPFPTSVKSSGSGGLGVWESDDDAEMDDEDSVVTALGCLGPLGGLLAPELHRYQRHLKDHRGEQGNIAELSPGAVGAAGGAAAGGGARAEHQAAINSMMMERMSTDICALKKQYTRIKRRQQQQAMQLYIRTEKCPATRVLPSQLNPSSTVINHLLLGRKLRRDPRGSRPTSPSTSTLPVSGPSSLSQSQGSPTRQRCASMLSNSTGSPGSCGRGSGSPWRAHVRVHRRNIAMAREQLGFGDSEERENEESEEERKIEENEGVDDELKEGSDSLVSPDPSGSVCEEAPQVADETEVAELVVQLDCLDLEDEPNLTSPDDADSQPTSPESEPAPQVPLLPPPPSLKIHQESDSSGSERSSDRHFTLPPPHHSFNSSPSTLSPSPSPVPTLASLAPSSSPSPTPPSTPVASSTSCLRSSLSSNDFSSTFYKTSSPSTPSLSSISSSSRSHLSSSPSTPALSSTPKQQVYSPFPSVKQPRKSAAARNLGLYGPTSRTPTVHFPQLSLNRSSAAGTTGAR, from the exons GAGTTGACACAAGGCTGAAGTTTACAATTGAACCATTGCTGGGAACGAATGGATTCCAGCAG TGGTACGACGCACTTAAATCTGTGGCCAGGCTCCCTACAGGGATACCAAAGGAATGGAGAAAGAGG GTGTGGCTAACGCTAGCAGAACAGTACCTGCACACTATCTCTATAGACTGGGACAAGACGCTTCGTTTCGCCTTCAACGAGCGCAGCAACCCTGACGATGACTCGCTCGGCATCCAAATTGTCAAG GACCTGCACAGGACGGGCTGCAGTTCGTACTGCGGGCAGGAGGGGGAGCAGGACCGGGTGGTGCTGAAGAGGGTGCTGCTGGCCTACGCCCGCTGGAACAAAAGTGTGGGCTACTGCCAGGGATTCAACGTACTGGCTGCGCTCATCCTGGAAGTTACAGAGGGCCACGAGAGCGATGCGCTGAAG GTGATGATCTACCTGATTGACAAAGTGCTGCCTGAGAGTTATTTTGCCAACAACCTGCGAGCATTGTCAG TGGACATGGCGGTGTTCAGAGACCTGCTCCGCCTGAAGCTGCCCCGACTGTCACAGCATCTCCACCAGCTGCAGAAAGCTGCCAACAAAGAGGCcggag GCAGCTACGAGCCTCCGCTGACCAACGTGTTCACGATGCAGTGGTTCCTCACGATGTTCGCCACCTGCCTGCCGGCGCCCACCGTGCTGAAGATCTGGGACTCGGTATTCTTCGAAGGCTCCGAGGTCCTGTTTCGAGTCGCACTCGCCATCTGGGAGAGACTGGGAGA GAGGATCGAGTACTGCCACTCAGCAGATGAGTTTTACAGCACCATGGGATGTCTCACTCAGGAGATGCTGGACCGCAACCTCATCGATCCTCCTGAACTCATGCAG GAGGTTTACGCCATGGCTGTGTTTCCATTCCCTCAACTGGCTGAGCTGAGAGAGAAATACACGTACAACATCACTCCGTTCCCCACTTCAGTCAAATCCAGTGGAAG TGGAGGTTTGGGCGTCTGGGAGAGTGATGATGATGCCGAAATGGACGATGAAGACTCTGTGGTGACGGCGCTCGGCTGCCTCGGGCCCCTGGGTGGCCTGCTGGCCCCCGAGCTGCACAGATACCAGAGGCACCTCAAAG ACCATCGAGGGGAGCAGGGGAACATCGCAGAGCTGAGCCCCGGAGCGGTGGGCGCTGcagggggagcagcagcaggaggaggagccaGGGCGGAGCATCAAGCAGCAATCAACAGCATGATGATGGAGAGGATGAGCACCGACATCTGCGCCCTGAAGAAGCAATACACACGCATCAAAAGGAGGCAGCAGCAACAGGCTATGCAACTCTACATACGCACAG AAAAGTGCCCAGCCACCCGTGTACTGCCCTCCCAACTCAACCCTTCGAGCACCGTCATCAATCACCTCCTTCTGGGTCGGAAACTGCGCAGAGACCCCCGGGGCTCTAGACCCACCTCACCTAGCACCTCCACCCTGCCGGTGTCTGGACCCTCTTCCCTGTCCCAGAGTCAGGGCTCCCCGACCAGGCAGCGCTGTGCCTCGATGCTCTCCAACAGTACAGGATCTCCAGGGAGCTGTGGAAGAGGCTCGGGGTCTCCCTGGCGCGCTCATGTCCGGGTCCATCGAAGGAATATAGCCATGGCTCGAGAACAGCTGGGCTTCGGAGATTCAGAGGAAAGGGAAAATGAAGAGAgtgaagaggagaggaagattgaggaaaatgagggaGTTGACGATGAGCTGAAAGAGGGGAGCGACTCCTTGGTGTCTCCTGATCCCTCTGGTTCAGTGTGCGAGGAGGCTCCACAGGTGGCAGATGAGACAGAAGTTGCAGAGCTGGTGGTGCAGCTGGACTGCCTGGATCTAGAGGACGAACCAAATCTGACCTCCCCCGACGACGCAGATTCACAACCCACATCACCAGAGTCTGAGCCTGCACCACAAGTTCCTCTTCTCCCTCCTCCACCATCCTTAAAAATACACCAGGAGTCCGACTCGTCAGGTTCAGAAAGAAGCTCTGACAGACACTTTACTTTACCTCCACCTCACCACTCCTTCAACTCCTCACCCTCCACCCTGAGTCCGTCCCCCTCTCCGGTCCCCACATTGGCCTCTCTTGCCCCGTCTAGCTCACCCTCTCCTACGCCACCTTCCACCCCAGTGGCAAGCTCCACATCCTGCCTCCGATCTTCCCTTTCATCTAACGACTTCTCCTCCACCTTTTACAAAACGTCCTCCCCCTCCACTCCCTCACTTTCCTCTATATCTTCATCATCAAGATCTCATTTATCCTCCTCCCCGTCAACCCCAGCGTTATCCTCCACCCCTAAACAGCAGGTCTATTCCCCATTCCCAAGCGTGAAGCAGCCAAGAAAATCAGCAGCTGCCAGAAACCTCGGCCTCTACGGACCTACATCCAGAACACCAACAGTACACTTCCCCCAGCTCAGCCTCAACCGCAGCAGTGCTGCTGGCACCACAGGGGCCCGATGA
- the tbc1d30 gene encoding TBC1 domain family member 30 isoform X3, which produces MRQDRLPAAGRRPRAARRRQQQGSGGVGNIISNVLRKRNGISRSAPRLLCTLEPGVDTRLKFTIEPLLGTNGFQQWYDALKSVARLPTGIPKEWRKRVWLTLAEQYLHTISIDWDKTLRFAFNERSNPDDDSLGIQIVKDLHRTGCSSYCGQEGEQDRVVLKRVLLAYARWNKSVGYCQGFNVLAALILEVTEGHESDALKVMIYLIDKVLPESYFANNLRALSVDMAVFRDLLRLKLPRLSQHLHQLQKAANKEAGGSYEPPLTNVFTMQWFLTMFATCLPAPTVLKIWDSVFFEGSEVLFRVALAIWERLGERIEYCHSADEFYSTMGCLTQEMLDRNLIDPPELMQEVYAMAVFPFPQLAELREKYTYNITPFPTSVKSSGSGGLGVWESDDDAEMDDEDSVVTALGCLGPLGGLLAPELHRYQRHLKDHRGEQGNIAELSPGAVGAAGGAAAGGGARAEHQAAINSMMMERMSTDICALKKQYTRIKRRQQQQAMQLYIRTGLGTEVASPAVFQEQPDKHSDGTDPHTDEKCPATRVLPSQLNPSSTVINHLLLGRKLRRDPRGSRPTSPSTSTLPVSGPSSLSQSQGSPTRQRCASMLSNSTGSPGSCGRGSGSPWRAHVRVHRRNIAMAREQLGFGDSEERENEESEEERKIEENEGVDDELKEGSDSLVSPDPSGSVCEEAPQVADETEVAELVVQLDCLDLEDEPNLTSPDDADSQPTSPESEPAPQVPLLPPPPSLKIHQESDSSGSERSSDRHFTLPPPHHSFNSSPSTLSPSPSPVPTLASLAPSSSPSPTPPSTPVASSTSCLRSSLSSNDFSSTFYKTSSPSTPSLSSISSSSRSHLSSSPSTPALSSTPKQQVYSPFPSVKQPRKSAAARNLGLYGPTSRTPTVHFPQLSLNRSSAAGTTGAR; this is translated from the exons GAGTTGACACAAGGCTGAAGTTTACAATTGAACCATTGCTGGGAACGAATGGATTCCAGCAG TGGTACGACGCACTTAAATCTGTGGCCAGGCTCCCTACAGGGATACCAAAGGAATGGAGAAAGAGG GTGTGGCTAACGCTAGCAGAACAGTACCTGCACACTATCTCTATAGACTGGGACAAGACGCTTCGTTTCGCCTTCAACGAGCGCAGCAACCCTGACGATGACTCGCTCGGCATCCAAATTGTCAAG GACCTGCACAGGACGGGCTGCAGTTCGTACTGCGGGCAGGAGGGGGAGCAGGACCGGGTGGTGCTGAAGAGGGTGCTGCTGGCCTACGCCCGCTGGAACAAAAGTGTGGGCTACTGCCAGGGATTCAACGTACTGGCTGCGCTCATCCTGGAAGTTACAGAGGGCCACGAGAGCGATGCGCTGAAG GTGATGATCTACCTGATTGACAAAGTGCTGCCTGAGAGTTATTTTGCCAACAACCTGCGAGCATTGTCAG TGGACATGGCGGTGTTCAGAGACCTGCTCCGCCTGAAGCTGCCCCGACTGTCACAGCATCTCCACCAGCTGCAGAAAGCTGCCAACAAAGAGGCcggag GCAGCTACGAGCCTCCGCTGACCAACGTGTTCACGATGCAGTGGTTCCTCACGATGTTCGCCACCTGCCTGCCGGCGCCCACCGTGCTGAAGATCTGGGACTCGGTATTCTTCGAAGGCTCCGAGGTCCTGTTTCGAGTCGCACTCGCCATCTGGGAGAGACTGGGAGA GAGGATCGAGTACTGCCACTCAGCAGATGAGTTTTACAGCACCATGGGATGTCTCACTCAGGAGATGCTGGACCGCAACCTCATCGATCCTCCTGAACTCATGCAG GAGGTTTACGCCATGGCTGTGTTTCCATTCCCTCAACTGGCTGAGCTGAGAGAGAAATACACGTACAACATCACTCCGTTCCCCACTTCAGTCAAATCCAGTGGAAG TGGAGGTTTGGGCGTCTGGGAGAGTGATGATGATGCCGAAATGGACGATGAAGACTCTGTGGTGACGGCGCTCGGCTGCCTCGGGCCCCTGGGTGGCCTGCTGGCCCCCGAGCTGCACAGATACCAGAGGCACCTCAAAG ACCATCGAGGGGAGCAGGGGAACATCGCAGAGCTGAGCCCCGGAGCGGTGGGCGCTGcagggggagcagcagcaggaggaggagccaGGGCGGAGCATCAAGCAGCAATCAACAGCATGATGATGGAGAGGATGAGCACCGACATCTGCGCCCTGAAGAAGCAATACACACGCATCAAAAGGAGGCAGCAGCAACAGGCTATGCAACTCTACATACGCACAG GACTTGGAACTGAAGTGGCGAGTCCAGCTGTTTTCCAGGAGCAGCCCGACAAACACAGCGACGGTACCGACCCACACACTGACG AAAAGTGCCCAGCCACCCGTGTACTGCCCTCCCAACTCAACCCTTCGAGCACCGTCATCAATCACCTCCTTCTGGGTCGGAAACTGCGCAGAGACCCCCGGGGCTCTAGACCCACCTCACCTAGCACCTCCACCCTGCCGGTGTCTGGACCCTCTTCCCTGTCCCAGAGTCAGGGCTCCCCGACCAGGCAGCGCTGTGCCTCGATGCTCTCCAACAGTACAGGATCTCCAGGGAGCTGTGGAAGAGGCTCGGGGTCTCCCTGGCGCGCTCATGTCCGGGTCCATCGAAGGAATATAGCCATGGCTCGAGAACAGCTGGGCTTCGGAGATTCAGAGGAAAGGGAAAATGAAGAGAgtgaagaggagaggaagattgaggaaaatgagggaGTTGACGATGAGCTGAAAGAGGGGAGCGACTCCTTGGTGTCTCCTGATCCCTCTGGTTCAGTGTGCGAGGAGGCTCCACAGGTGGCAGATGAGACAGAAGTTGCAGAGCTGGTGGTGCAGCTGGACTGCCTGGATCTAGAGGACGAACCAAATCTGACCTCCCCCGACGACGCAGATTCACAACCCACATCACCAGAGTCTGAGCCTGCACCACAAGTTCCTCTTCTCCCTCCTCCACCATCCTTAAAAATACACCAGGAGTCCGACTCGTCAGGTTCAGAAAGAAGCTCTGACAGACACTTTACTTTACCTCCACCTCACCACTCCTTCAACTCCTCACCCTCCACCCTGAGTCCGTCCCCCTCTCCGGTCCCCACATTGGCCTCTCTTGCCCCGTCTAGCTCACCCTCTCCTACGCCACCTTCCACCCCAGTGGCAAGCTCCACATCCTGCCTCCGATCTTCCCTTTCATCTAACGACTTCTCCTCCACCTTTTACAAAACGTCCTCCCCCTCCACTCCCTCACTTTCCTCTATATCTTCATCATCAAGATCTCATTTATCCTCCTCCCCGTCAACCCCAGCGTTATCCTCCACCCCTAAACAGCAGGTCTATTCCCCATTCCCAAGCGTGAAGCAGCCAAGAAAATCAGCAGCTGCCAGAAACCTCGGCCTCTACGGACCTACATCCAGAACACCAACAGTACACTTCCCCCAGCTCAGCCTCAACCGCAGCAGTGCTGCTGGCACCACAGGGGCCCGATGA
- the tbc1d30 gene encoding TBC1 domain family member 30 isoform X5 has translation MAQEITTEAEETGVDTRLKFTIEPLLGTNGFQQWYDALKSVARLPTGIPKEWRKRVWLTLAEQYLHTISIDWDKTLRFAFNERSNPDDDSLGIQIVKDLHRTGCSSYCGQEGEQDRVVLKRVLLAYARWNKSVGYCQGFNVLAALILEVTEGHESDALKVMIYLIDKVLPESYFANNLRALSVDMAVFRDLLRLKLPRLSQHLHQLQKAANKEAGGSYEPPLTNVFTMQWFLTMFATCLPAPTVLKIWDSVFFEGSEVLFRVALAIWERLGERIEYCHSADEFYSTMGCLTQEMLDRNLIDPPELMQEVYAMAVFPFPQLAELREKYTYNITPFPTSVKSSGSGGLGVWESDDDAEMDDEDSVVTALGCLGPLGGLLAPELHRYQRHLKDHRGEQGNIAELSPGAVGAAGGAAAGGGARAEHQAAINSMMMERMSTDICALKKQYTRIKRRQQQQAMQLYIRTGLGTEVASPAVFQEQPDKHSDGTDPHTDEKCPATRVLPSQLNPSSTVINHLLLGRKLRRDPRGSRPTSPSTSTLPVSGPSSLSQSQGSPTRQRCASMLSNSTGSPGSCGRGSGSPWRAHVRVHRRNIAMAREQLGFGDSEERENEESEEERKIEENEGVDDELKEGSDSLVSPDPSGSVCEEAPQVADETEVAELVVQLDCLDLEDEPNLTSPDDADSQPTSPESEPAPQVPLLPPPPSLKIHQESDSSGSERSSDRHFTLPPPHHSFNSSPSTLSPSPSPVPTLASLAPSSSPSPTPPSTPVASSTSCLRSSLSSNDFSSTFYKTSSPSTPSLSSISSSSRSHLSSSPSTPALSSTPKQQVYSPFPSVKQPRKSAAARNLGLYGPTSRTPTVHFPQLSLNRSSAAGTTGAR, from the exons GAGTTGACACAAGGCTGAAGTTTACAATTGAACCATTGCTGGGAACGAATGGATTCCAGCAG TGGTACGACGCACTTAAATCTGTGGCCAGGCTCCCTACAGGGATACCAAAGGAATGGAGAAAGAGG GTGTGGCTAACGCTAGCAGAACAGTACCTGCACACTATCTCTATAGACTGGGACAAGACGCTTCGTTTCGCCTTCAACGAGCGCAGCAACCCTGACGATGACTCGCTCGGCATCCAAATTGTCAAG GACCTGCACAGGACGGGCTGCAGTTCGTACTGCGGGCAGGAGGGGGAGCAGGACCGGGTGGTGCTGAAGAGGGTGCTGCTGGCCTACGCCCGCTGGAACAAAAGTGTGGGCTACTGCCAGGGATTCAACGTACTGGCTGCGCTCATCCTGGAAGTTACAGAGGGCCACGAGAGCGATGCGCTGAAG GTGATGATCTACCTGATTGACAAAGTGCTGCCTGAGAGTTATTTTGCCAACAACCTGCGAGCATTGTCAG TGGACATGGCGGTGTTCAGAGACCTGCTCCGCCTGAAGCTGCCCCGACTGTCACAGCATCTCCACCAGCTGCAGAAAGCTGCCAACAAAGAGGCcggag GCAGCTACGAGCCTCCGCTGACCAACGTGTTCACGATGCAGTGGTTCCTCACGATGTTCGCCACCTGCCTGCCGGCGCCCACCGTGCTGAAGATCTGGGACTCGGTATTCTTCGAAGGCTCCGAGGTCCTGTTTCGAGTCGCACTCGCCATCTGGGAGAGACTGGGAGA GAGGATCGAGTACTGCCACTCAGCAGATGAGTTTTACAGCACCATGGGATGTCTCACTCAGGAGATGCTGGACCGCAACCTCATCGATCCTCCTGAACTCATGCAG GAGGTTTACGCCATGGCTGTGTTTCCATTCCCTCAACTGGCTGAGCTGAGAGAGAAATACACGTACAACATCACTCCGTTCCCCACTTCAGTCAAATCCAGTGGAAG TGGAGGTTTGGGCGTCTGGGAGAGTGATGATGATGCCGAAATGGACGATGAAGACTCTGTGGTGACGGCGCTCGGCTGCCTCGGGCCCCTGGGTGGCCTGCTGGCCCCCGAGCTGCACAGATACCAGAGGCACCTCAAAG ACCATCGAGGGGAGCAGGGGAACATCGCAGAGCTGAGCCCCGGAGCGGTGGGCGCTGcagggggagcagcagcaggaggaggagccaGGGCGGAGCATCAAGCAGCAATCAACAGCATGATGATGGAGAGGATGAGCACCGACATCTGCGCCCTGAAGAAGCAATACACACGCATCAAAAGGAGGCAGCAGCAACAGGCTATGCAACTCTACATACGCACAG GACTTGGAACTGAAGTGGCGAGTCCAGCTGTTTTCCAGGAGCAGCCCGACAAACACAGCGACGGTACCGACCCACACACTGACG AAAAGTGCCCAGCCACCCGTGTACTGCCCTCCCAACTCAACCCTTCGAGCACCGTCATCAATCACCTCCTTCTGGGTCGGAAACTGCGCAGAGACCCCCGGGGCTCTAGACCCACCTCACCTAGCACCTCCACCCTGCCGGTGTCTGGACCCTCTTCCCTGTCCCAGAGTCAGGGCTCCCCGACCAGGCAGCGCTGTGCCTCGATGCTCTCCAACAGTACAGGATCTCCAGGGAGCTGTGGAAGAGGCTCGGGGTCTCCCTGGCGCGCTCATGTCCGGGTCCATCGAAGGAATATAGCCATGGCTCGAGAACAGCTGGGCTTCGGAGATTCAGAGGAAAGGGAAAATGAAGAGAgtgaagaggagaggaagattgaggaaaatgagggaGTTGACGATGAGCTGAAAGAGGGGAGCGACTCCTTGGTGTCTCCTGATCCCTCTGGTTCAGTGTGCGAGGAGGCTCCACAGGTGGCAGATGAGACAGAAGTTGCAGAGCTGGTGGTGCAGCTGGACTGCCTGGATCTAGAGGACGAACCAAATCTGACCTCCCCCGACGACGCAGATTCACAACCCACATCACCAGAGTCTGAGCCTGCACCACAAGTTCCTCTTCTCCCTCCTCCACCATCCTTAAAAATACACCAGGAGTCCGACTCGTCAGGTTCAGAAAGAAGCTCTGACAGACACTTTACTTTACCTCCACCTCACCACTCCTTCAACTCCTCACCCTCCACCCTGAGTCCGTCCCCCTCTCCGGTCCCCACATTGGCCTCTCTTGCCCCGTCTAGCTCACCCTCTCCTACGCCACCTTCCACCCCAGTGGCAAGCTCCACATCCTGCCTCCGATCTTCCCTTTCATCTAACGACTTCTCCTCCACCTTTTACAAAACGTCCTCCCCCTCCACTCCCTCACTTTCCTCTATATCTTCATCATCAAGATCTCATTTATCCTCCTCCCCGTCAACCCCAGCGTTATCCTCCACCCCTAAACAGCAGGTCTATTCCCCATTCCCAAGCGTGAAGCAGCCAAGAAAATCAGCAGCTGCCAGAAACCTCGGCCTCTACGGACCTACATCCAGAACACCAACAGTACACTTCCCCCAGCTCAGCCTCAACCGCAGCAGTGCTGCTGGCACCACAGGGGCCCGATGA